One window from the genome of Salvia miltiorrhiza cultivar Shanhuang (shh) chromosome 7, IMPLAD_Smil_shh, whole genome shotgun sequence encodes:
- the LOC130995780 gene encoding uncharacterized protein LOC130995780 isoform X1: MSVALYTSYSRSSISTLSLPPKYCSPIKTHFRIDQSLRFPPLTHALKLQGPTTRGLCSICCYKDNDSKESVEKDKGLDWRILKRWDVPWNWQTISLTSLACGISFVLTGLIEAAALEYSGLQIDELSLDEKAEILFLDQGIATTVVLAVLYSLTKSFSPLPNDIYRYDWRDPFNLQKGWLLWAGIGLGGALAAIAGTGVVMSFFNGEPPQRETDALVRLLPLIGSSSISTAALVGIVGVLAPILEETVFRGFFMVSLTKWLPTPFAVLVSAAVFAGAHLTPGEFPQLFVLGTALGLSYAQTRNLLTPITIHAFWNSGVILLLTFLQLQGYDIKELLKGY, encoded by the exons ATGTCAGTTGCTCTATACACTTCGTATAGTCGCTCCTCAATCTCTACGCTCTCTCTCCCACCCAAATATTGCTCTCCCATCAAAACCCATTTTCGAATAGATCAAAGCCTTCGATTTCCGCCATTAACACATGCTCTAAAGCTTCAAGGCCCAACCACAAGAGGACTCTGCAGCATATGCTGTTATAAGGACAATGATTCAAAAGAATCCGTGGAAAAG GATAAGGGATTAGATTGGCGAATATTGAAACGTTGGGATGTGCCATGGAATTGGCAAACGATCTCTCTAACCTCGCTTGCTTGTGGAATAAG TTTTGTTTTGACAGGACTAATTGAAGCAGCAGCACTAGAATACTCGGGGCTTCAAATTGATGAGTTAAGTTTGGATGAGAAGGCGGAGATCTTGTTTTTGGATCAAGG AATTGCAACAACGGTGGTCCTTGCAGTTTTGTATAGCCTGACAAAATCATTCTCCCCCCTTCCTAATGACATATATCGATATG ATTGGAGGGATCCTTTCAATCTTCAAAAAGGTTGGTTGTTATGGGCTGGGATTGGTCTTGGCGGAGCTTTGGCTGCCATAGCTGGAACAGGAGTTGTGATGTCCTTTTTCAACGGTGAGCCCCCACAGAGAGAG ACTGACGCCCTTGTGCGCTTACTCCCATTAATTGGGTCCTCGAGTATCAG CACTGCCGCTTTGGTAGGTATCGTGGGTGTACTTGCTCCTATTCTCGAGGAAACTGTCTTTAGAGGTTTTTTCATGGTGTCTCTGACAAAATG GCTGCCAACACCATTTGCTGTGCTCGTCAGTGCTGCCGTATTTGCAGGAGCACATCTCACTCCGGGCGAATTTCCTCAGTTGTTTGTACTTG GAACGGCATTAGGATTATCGTATGCTCAAACGCGCAACCTTCTAACGCCAATCACAATCCACGCCTTCTGGAACTCCGGTGTTATCTTGCTTCTAACCTTCCTTCAG CTGCAGGGATACGACATCAAGGAATTGTTAAAAGGGTATTGA
- the LOC130995781 gene encoding uncharacterized protein LOC130995781: MRQNVWEKWLEYWNKDEVKAKAAKAQKNRMSEPDGPGTGISIHRGGSRNALQHAVVLREQGVPAEEVDWSVFNVLHAKAGEFTYPRARDAYAQVTAKAAELAQSQSNDGSESQEVDMNRLLLDAVGGVSAKKRVFGIGSRSHAYTSTSRSNQGASFSSQPQLDAVLADKMKEYEAQMQAKMEAREAQIRDEAQAREAQMRADVHAQLQAQQAEFMKMLAEMRNLPPP; encoded by the exons ATGAGGCAGAATGTGTGGGAAAAGTGGTTAGAATATTGGAACAAGGATGAAGTGAAGGCTAAGGCAGCCAAAGCACAAAAGAATAGGATGTCTGAGCCTGATGGGCCTGGTACTGGTATTTCCATCCATAGAGGAGGGTCGAGAAATGCCCTACAGCATGCTGTAGTACTG AGAGAACAAGGAGTTCCAGCTGAAGAAGTGGACTGGAGTGTCTTCAATGTCTTGCATGCGAAGGCTGGAGAATTCACCTATCCCAGAGCTCGAGATGCATAC GCCCAAGTGACTGCCAAGGCTGCAGAGCTAGCTCAATCTCAGTCAAATGATGGCTCTGAGTCTCAGGAGGTAGACATGAACAGGTTACTACTGGATGCAGTTGGAGGCGTATCGGCCAAGAAGCGAGTTTTTGGGATTGGTTCACGTTCTCATGCTTACACCTCCACCTCTAGATCCAACCAAGGAGCCAGTTTTAGCTCACAGCCTCAGCTTGATGCAGTTTTAGCCGATAAGATGAAGGAGTACGAGGCTCAGATGCAGGCTAAGATGGAGGCTAGAGAGGCGCAGATACGAGATGAGGCACAAGCTAGAGAGGCTCAGATGCGTGCAGACGTACATGCACAGTTGCAGGCACAGCAAGCCGAGTTCATGAAGATGCTAGCTGAGATGAGGAATCTACCACCCCCTTGA
- the LOC130995780 gene encoding uncharacterized protein LOC130995780 isoform X2 yields the protein MELANDLSNLACLWNKVHCDSFVLTGLIEAAALEYSGLQIDELSLDEKAEILFLDQGIATTVVLAVLYSLTKSFSPLPNDIYRYDWRDPFNLQKGWLLWAGIGLGGALAAIAGTGVVMSFFNGEPPQRETDALVRLLPLIGSSSISTAALVGIVGVLAPILEETVFRGFFMVSLTKWLPTPFAVLVSAAVFAGAHLTPGEFPQLFVLGTALGLSYAQTRNLLTPITIHAFWNSGVILLLTFLQLQGYDIKELLKGY from the exons ATGGAATTGGCAAACGATCTCTCTAACCTCGCTTGCTTGTGGAATAAGGTGCATTGTG ACAGTTTTGTTTTGACAGGACTAATTGAAGCAGCAGCACTAGAATACTCGGGGCTTCAAATTGATGAGTTAAGTTTGGATGAGAAGGCGGAGATCTTGTTTTTGGATCAAGG AATTGCAACAACGGTGGTCCTTGCAGTTTTGTATAGCCTGACAAAATCATTCTCCCCCCTTCCTAATGACATATATCGATATG ATTGGAGGGATCCTTTCAATCTTCAAAAAGGTTGGTTGTTATGGGCTGGGATTGGTCTTGGCGGAGCTTTGGCTGCCATAGCTGGAACAGGAGTTGTGATGTCCTTTTTCAACGGTGAGCCCCCACAGAGAGAG ACTGACGCCCTTGTGCGCTTACTCCCATTAATTGGGTCCTCGAGTATCAG CACTGCCGCTTTGGTAGGTATCGTGGGTGTACTTGCTCCTATTCTCGAGGAAACTGTCTTTAGAGGTTTTTTCATGGTGTCTCTGACAAAATG GCTGCCAACACCATTTGCTGTGCTCGTCAGTGCTGCCGTATTTGCAGGAGCACATCTCACTCCGGGCGAATTTCCTCAGTTGTTTGTACTTG GAACGGCATTAGGATTATCGTATGCTCAAACGCGCAACCTTCTAACGCCAATCACAATCCACGCCTTCTGGAACTCCGGTGTTATCTTGCTTCTAACCTTCCTTCAG CTGCAGGGATACGACATCAAGGAATTGTTAAAAGGGTATTGA
- the LOC130995783 gene encoding protein FEZ-like, protein MEELPGFRFHPTDEELVGFYLTRKILHRPLSIELIKQIDIYKYDPWDLPKLATNGEKEWYFYCPRDRKYRNSTRPNRVTGSGFWKATGTDRPIYSSHTTKCIGLKKSLVFYKGKAAKGIKTDWMMHEFRLPSLSPSSTIPINESWAICRIFKKANSNTRRALSLSHSWPNPILDTTESHIINPLNNTPTISSSLQFGFSNDFQHSSFSPPYFKPEDHAISCIETTTPASRCHVVSDATSLLLDMSTSILGGDFGADTAGLSASSFNGFLGTPEDLQRNLVEEAVNMGQVDEQWMEFPYGFPPNLMWDSSSPYPSHLSTTYSTNKCYT, encoded by the exons ATGGAGGAGCTGCCAGGGTTCAGATTCCACCCAACTGATGAAGAGCTCGTAGGGTTTTATCTCACTAGGAAGATTCTCCACAGACCTCTCTCTATCGAGCTCATCAAGCAGATCGACATCTACAAATACGACCCATGGGATCTTCCTA AGTTAGCTACAAATGGAGAGAAGGAATGGTATTTCTACTGCCCAAGAGACCGCAAGTACAGAAACAGCACACGGCCTAACCGCGTAACGGGCTCCGGTTTCTGGAAGGCCACCGGAACAGACCGCCCCATCTACTCTTCCCACACCACTAAATGCATTGGCTTGAAAAAGTCCCTTGTTTTCTACAAAGGGAAAGCCGCCAAAGGGATCAAAACTGACTGGATGATGCATGAGTTCcgccttccctctctctctccttcttcaACTATCCCAATAAAT GAATCATGGGCGATATGTCGGATTTTCAAGAAAGCTAACTCCAACACAAGGAgggctctctccctctctcattCTTGGCCTAATCCCATTCTTGACACTACTGAATCTCATATCATCAACCCTCTTAACAACACCCCAACAATCTCATCCTCCCTTCAATTTGGTTTCTCCAATGACTTTCAACACTCATCCTTCTCCCCCCCATATTTTAAACCAGAAGATCACGCGATTTCTTGCATTGAAACTACCACACCTGCCTCAAGATGTCATGTTGTGAGTGATGCTACTTCCTTGTTGCTGGACATGTCAACGTCCATACTAGGGGGAGATTTTGGGGCGGATACCGCGGGTTTGAGTGCCTCCTCGTTCAATGGCTTCTTAGGAACGCCTGAGGATTTGCAGAGGAATCTTGTTGAGGAAGCAGTGAATATGGGACAAGTAGATGAGCAATGGATGGAATTTCCTTATGGTTTTCCACCGAATTTGATGTGGGATTCATCGTCTCCCTATCCGTCTCATTTATCCACTACCTATTCGACTAACAAGTGCTATACTTGA
- the LOC130995784 gene encoding 60S ribosomal protein L34-like, giving the protein MVQRLTYRKRHSYATKSNQHRVVKTPGGKLVYQSTKKRASGPKCPVTGKRIQGIPHLRPAEYRRSRLPRNRRTVNRAYGGVLSGVAVRERIIRAFLVEEQKIVKKVLKIQKTKEKLASKS; this is encoded by the exons ATGGTGCAGCGGCTGACATACAGGAAGCGACATAGCTACGCAACGAAATCTAATCAGCATCGAGTCGTCAAAACTCCCG GAGGGAAGCTAGTGTATCAGAGCACCAAGAAGCGTGCAAGTGGTCCCAAGTGCCCTGTTACTGGAAAGAGGATCCAGGGG ATTCCTCACTTGAGACCAGCCGAGTACAGGAGGTCTAGATTGCCCAGAAATCGTAGGACTGTCAACCGTGCCTATGGTGGAGTGCTATCTGGTGTAGCTGTGAGGGAGAG GATCATTAGAGCTTTCTTGGTGGAAGAGCAGAAGATCGTGAAGAAGGTGTTGAAGATACAGAAGACCAAGGAAAAGCTTGCCTCTAAGAGCTGA